A genomic window from Peromyscus maniculatus bairdii isolate BWxNUB_F1_BW_parent chromosome 1, HU_Pman_BW_mat_3.1, whole genome shotgun sequence includes:
- the LOC102926284 gene encoding olfactory receptor 5A1-like, which produces MPSRSVSGDENHTSVDMFVLLGLLNQTELQLILFPVFLGTYLMTLIWNLALIILIRMDSHLQTPMYFFLSFLSLIDICYSSSISPRMLSDFLKAEKKISFIACATQYFVLAWMGMSECCLLAAMAYDRYVAIGSPLQYSAIMVPSLCWRMVAGVCGSGFLSSLVQTVTCFNLYYCGPNVIHHFFCDMPQILPLSCSDPFISQLVLFLAAVFVGFGSFLVILLSYVFIAVSILKIASLKECIKAFKTCSSHLATVTLFYGTVLSVYLHHSSQHSTKQDKVLSVVYAILIPMLNPLIYSLRNTEIKGALKRMMKKAAHRPQKE; this is translated from the coding sequence ATGCCAAGCAGATCTGTGTCAGGAGATGAAAACCACACCTCTGTGGACATGTTTGTCCTCCTGGGGCTCCTGAACCAAACAGAACTGCAGCTCATCCTTTTTCCAGTCTTCCTAGGGACCTATCTCATGACTCTGATTTGGAACCTGGCCCTCATAATCCTCATCAGGATGGACTCTCACCTGCAAACACCCATGTACTTTTTTCTCAGTTTCTTGTCACTTATAGATATCTGCTATTCTTCTTCCATCAGCCCAAGGATGCTTTCAGACTtcttaaaagctgagaaaaaaatttccttcATTGCCTGTGCCACTCAGTATTTTGTTTTGGCCTGGATGGGTATGTctgagtgctgcttgctggctgccaTGGCCTATGACAGGTATGTGGCCATTGGTAGTCCTCTGCAGTACTCAGCCATCATGGTCCCAAGCCTTTGCTGGAGGATGGTGGCTGGTGTCTGTGGGAGTGGTTTCCTTAGTAGCCTTGTTCAAACAGTTACTTGTTTTAATCTCTACTACTGTGGACCAAATGTCATTCACCATTTCTTCTGTGACATGCCTCAGATCCTTCCCTTGTCTTGTTCTGATCCCTTCATCAGCCAGTTGGTTCTTTTCCTGGCAGCTGTTTTTGTTGGGTTTGGCTCTTTCCTTGTTATCCTCTTATCCTATGTCTTCATTGCAGTTTCTATCCTGAAAATTGCCTCGCTCAAAGAGTGTATCAAGGCCTTCAAGACCTGTAGCTCCCACCTGGCAACAGTGACCCTCTTCTATGGCACAGTCCTCTCTGTGTACCTACACCACAGCTCTCAGCACTCCACAAAACAGGACAAGGTGCTTTCTGTGGTCTATGCCATCCTCATCCCCATGTTAAACCCTCTGATCTACAGTCTGAGGAATACAGAGATCAAGGGGGCCCTCAAGAGAATGATGAAGAAGGCAGCACATCGACCTCAGAAAGAGTAG
- the LOC102919364 gene encoding olfactory receptor 5AN1-like, whose translation MLTPSGLTHLHHHQQGQLYSVAEATMQLPTKVTYSDTWTGEVILLKEYNGVQHQRHRAGSWVNSSHPGSRDLGQSCACPLEPARPSDAKNRSTEVITGGGNITKITQFILLGFSDFPRVIALFFVIFLILYITTLTWNLSLLVLIRMDSHLHTPMYFFLSNLSFIDLCYITSTVPKMLSNFFQEKQTISYVGCIVQYFIFSTMALCECCLMTAMAYDRYAAICNPLLYSSIMSPTLCARMVLGSYTAGLIGSLSQICALLQLYFCGPNVIRHFFCDISQLLNLSCTDTFFAQVLLAILTILFGLTNALVIMISYGYIVLSIMKITSAKGRSKAFNTCASHLTAVSLFYISGIIVYLSSSSGGSSSFDRFTSVFYTVVIPMLNPLIYSLRNKEIKDARKRLQKKTICSQGHR comes from the exons atgcttacaCCCTCAGGGTTGACTCACTTGCACCATCAccagcagggccagctctacAGTGTTGCtgag gcCACTATGCAGCTTCCAACAAAGGTCACTTATTCAGATACCTGGACTGGTGAGGTGATTCTGCTGAAAGAGTATAATGGCGTCCAGCACCAGAGGCACCGGGCTGGCTCATGGGTGAATTCTTCCCACCCTGGATCTAGAGACCTGGGGCAGAGCTGTGCTTGTCCTCTGGAGCCTGCCAGGCCTAGTGACGCCAA gAACAGGAGCACAGAAGTAATAACTGGGGGAGGAAATATTACCAAGATCACCCAGTTCATCCTCCTGGGATTCTCAGATTTCCCCCGAGTCATAGCACTGTTCTTTGTTATATTCCTCATCCTTTACATTACAACACTGACCTGGAACCTGTCGCTTCTTGTTTTAATAAGGATGGATTCCCACctccacactcccatgtacttcttcctcagtaATCTGTCCTTTATAGACCTCTGCTATATCACCTCAACAGTCCCCAAGATGCTTTCCAACTTCTTCCAGGAAAAACAAACTATCAGCTATGTGGGCTGCATAGTTCAATACTTCATCTTTTCCACAATGGCACTGTGTGAATGCTGCCTCATGACAGCCATGGCCTATGACAGGTATGCTGCCATTTGTAACCCACTGCTCTATTCATCAATCATGTCACCCACCCTCTGTGCTCGCATGGTGTTGGGAAGCTATACAGCAGGACTCATAGGTTCTTTATCTCAGATATGTGCCTTGCTGCAGCTCTACTTCTGTGGACCTAATGTCATCAGACATTTCTTCTGTGACATATCACAGCTGTTAAATCTATCCTGCACTGATACTTTCTTTGCACAGGTCCTGCTTGCTATATTAACAATATTGTTTGGGCTTACAAATGCCTTAGTCATCATGATATCCTATGGCTATATAGTCTTGTCAATCATGAAGATCACTTCAGCTAAAGGCAGGTCTAAGGCATTTAACACCTGTGCTTCTCACCTGACAGCTGTTTCCCTCTTCTATATTTCTGGTATCATTGTCTATTTGAGTTCCAGCTCTGGTGGCTCCTCCAGCTTTGACAGGTTTACATCTGTCTTCTACACTGTGGTGATTCCCATGTTGAATCCTTTGATATATAGTCTGAGGAACAAGGAAATCAAAGATGCCAGGAAGAGGTTGCAGAAGAAGACAATCTGTAGCCAAGGTCATAGATAA